A single genomic interval of Schistocerca americana isolate TAMUIC-IGC-003095 chromosome 2, iqSchAmer2.1, whole genome shotgun sequence harbors:
- the LOC124595632 gene encoding UPF0488 protein CG14286, with translation MPQIRKGHTSKGKNGSKPIHNGNDQIAASAEDSSEQTQQFQLELYWCIRQLEAVLHTDKMTPRQAQDASRALNVLKSKTAPLIKKRQVMRTTFGDYRVKMSEEEKQFNKTKTQLRVAAVAPDKKSHFFKKCSSLSSSTTTNAKEEEVDNCDETKCTETSEDRKNIYEALNGSCFRFNFE, from the exons ATGCCTCAGATAAGAAAA GGTCATACTTCCAAGGGTAAAAATGGGTCAAAACCAATCCATAATGGTAATGACCAAATTGCTGCAAGTGCAGAAGATAGCAGTGAACAGACACAGCAGTTTCAGTTGGAATTGTACTGGTGTATTCGGCAGTTGGAGGCAGTGCTTCATACAGATAAAATGACTCCAAGGcaag CTCAAGATGCCAGTCGCGCATTGAATGTACTAAAGAGCAAAACTGCACCTTTAATAAAAAAACGCcaagtgatgaggacaacattTGGTGACTACAGAGTCAAAATGTCTGAGGAGGAAAAGCAGTTTAACAAGA CAAAAACACAGCTGAGAGTGGCTGCTGTAGCACCAGACAAAAAGTctcattttttcaaaaaatgttcttcGTTGTCCAGCAGTACAACAACAAATGCTAAAGAAGAAGAGGTGGACAACTGTGATGAGACAAAATGTACTGAAACCTCCGAAGACAGAAAAAATATATATGAAGCATTAAATGGAAGCTGTTTCAGATTCAACTTTGAATGA